One Lactobacillus sp. CBA3606 DNA segment encodes these proteins:
- a CDS encoding bifunctional glycosyltransferase family 2/GtrA family protein: MLKIGILIPALNPDNKLIQLVQALLSDNELAPLTTAITIVDDGSDSAHQAIFSKLLALASTKLTILHHAENRGKGAALKTGFTQLQQVAPDLDGIATMDSDGQHTVAALVSCLNKFKVNPDSLVIGVRHFTNDIPFRSQFGNLLTSGLVRLLTHQNISDTQTGLRLIPFKYTQTLITFPGNRFEFEFDMLLQAKKYGVVVVEAPIPTIYLDGNASSHFRVVRDSLAIYSRFLKFSISGLASFVVDISLFGLIMWVLANRSLHAIMIATVTARLLSAVVNYLINHHLVFDNAGEQTVLKYAGLLTVQAIASGYLTTGLTHLLVLLSTGSLVPVLAKIIGDFGLFLISYHIQKTYIFKTTNEATHHVK; encoded by the coding sequence ATGTTGAAAATTGGGATTCTTATTCCAGCACTCAATCCAGATAACAAATTAATTCAATTAGTTCAAGCACTACTCAGTGATAACGAGCTTGCACCACTCACAACCGCAATTACGATCGTTGATGATGGCAGTGATTCGGCCCATCAAGCGATTTTTTCAAAATTATTAGCTTTAGCTTCAACCAAGCTCACTATCTTACATCACGCCGAAAACCGTGGTAAGGGCGCCGCTTTAAAAACTGGCTTTACTCAGCTACAGCAAGTCGCTCCCGACTTAGACGGGATTGCGACGATGGATTCTGATGGTCAACATACCGTCGCTGCATTAGTTAGTTGTCTTAACAAATTCAAAGTTAATCCAGACAGCTTAGTCATTGGCGTCCGGCATTTTACTAACGACATTCCATTTCGTAGCCAGTTCGGTAATCTCTTAACAAGTGGGTTAGTGCGGCTACTCACTCATCAAAATATTTCAGATACTCAGACGGGTTTACGACTGATTCCGTTTAAATACACGCAAACGCTTATCACCTTTCCTGGTAATCGTTTTGAGTTTGAATTCGACATGTTACTACAAGCCAAAAAATATGGCGTTGTCGTTGTCGAAGCCCCAATACCTACAATCTATTTAGATGGCAATGCATCCTCTCATTTTAGAGTGGTCCGCGATTCGTTGGCAATCTATTCTCGATTTCTTAAATTTTCAATCAGTGGCCTAGCTTCTTTCGTTGTCGATATTAGCTTGTTTGGGCTAATCATGTGGGTCCTAGCGAATCGGTCGCTACATGCCATCATGATTGCGACTGTAACGGCTCGCCTACTGTCCGCCGTAGTTAACTATCTCATCAATCATCACCTGGTTTTTGACAATGCTGGCGAACAGACCGTCCTTAAATATGCTGGTCTCTTAACCGTTCAGGCCATTGCATCAGGCTATTTAACTACCGGCTTAACTCATTTACTGGTGCTGCTTTCAACTGGCAGCCTAGTCCCGGTTCTAGCTAAAATCATCGGTGATTTTGGTTTATTTTTAATTAGCTATCATATTCAAAAAACTTACATTTTTAAAACGACTAACGAGGCGACTCATCATGTCAAATAA